One window of the Novosphingobium sp. KACC 22771 genome contains the following:
- a CDS encoding TonB-dependent receptor produces MTILRASLVSPLSRVAKMTMLTTCGASALIVAGAAHAQTAPAAPAADASDGIVVTGFRASLKSALDAKRKDTRVSDGISSEDIGKFPAENITESIQRISGVQMSNINGRGATISIRGLGPQYAMTTINGQTIKSADFTDGFRFDIIQTELASAIQVIKSPTADMDAGGLSGTVNIETTKPLDYHKRQLVVSAKAQNSQYAGGKITPKVGVSYIDQFLDGTLGVYVNLGYQKLNDRADYMWMDRWTRKNIGTDTNILTPRRPRYRRIDRETERLMASGGLQWRPSDRIEVGFNAIYAKDKTTYDVNQQVFLFADDPTKGSVITVNSYANGAASNVTATNFTMENNRQHEDRNLTTQLYTLSSKWTGDNGWSGRAIANYSKGTSYQREAAAILGINIASATLDISNPEAIKFNTSSALNSASTYAPATLTRNEYPNGATRNMRTTEWSGQADLYKEVHFGPFSKLAAGVKFRHETFNRFVSRHDLIALGAAQPAPSSSIFPAMATSNYPVSGFLNNASGIPNAWVAPDLAAYDKALAAAGITVPEIYAPEASYHVDRYMPSVYGQATIDTEIAGMPLRGNIGLRYEYTTQKVQGNVTGPRSDGYSEVQAKIGDYRLNQKYGNLLPSLNLVLEPAKAVQVRFAAAKVLVRPIMDSNTSMAQTSSSSVSGGQRTYSIDLGQAGLKALTANQVDLGVEWYYERSSAIAINGFYKWIKNGTYTSLICPSSFNGTALAKNAAGDCADSAGNAYDITQSLNDPSTIKIKGYEISLNHSFDKMLPVKGFGLIANYTRVIPQKLAVGTGYTVRNLSKVTWNVTPYWENRYFSFRASLNYRSAYDQNSADSFFAREGHTVLARTQVDLSAGYTPDAHLSFTAGVINLNNSREKANYTGTSVWQESSFYGRSFYASASYKF; encoded by the coding sequence ATGACGATCTTGCGTGCTTCGCTTGTTTCGCCGCTTTCACGTGTTGCCAAGATGACGATGCTTACCACCTGCGGCGCCTCGGCGCTGATCGTGGCGGGCGCGGCCCATGCCCAGACCGCGCCTGCGGCCCCGGCCGCTGACGCCTCCGACGGCATCGTCGTCACCGGCTTCCGCGCCAGCCTCAAGTCGGCGCTTGACGCCAAGCGCAAGGACACGCGCGTTTCGGACGGCATTTCGTCGGAAGACATCGGCAAGTTCCCGGCCGAAAACATCACCGAATCGATCCAGCGCATTTCCGGCGTCCAGATGTCGAACATCAACGGGCGCGGCGCCACGATCAGCATTCGCGGCCTTGGCCCCCAATATGCGATGACCACGATCAACGGTCAGACCATCAAGAGCGCCGATTTCACCGACGGTTTCCGCTTTGACATCATCCAGACCGAACTGGCCAGCGCCATTCAGGTCATCAAGTCGCCCACCGCCGACATGGACGCGGGCGGCCTTTCGGGCACGGTCAACATCGAAACCACCAAGCCGCTCGATTATCACAAGCGCCAGCTGGTCGTTTCGGCCAAGGCGCAGAATTCGCAATATGCCGGCGGCAAGATCACGCCCAAGGTCGGCGTCAGCTATATTGACCAGTTCCTTGACGGCACGCTGGGCGTCTATGTCAACCTTGGCTATCAGAAGCTGAATGACCGCGCCGACTATATGTGGATGGACCGCTGGACACGCAAGAATATCGGGACGGACACCAACATCCTGACCCCGCGCCGCCCGCGCTATCGCCGTATCGACCGCGAAACCGAGCGCCTGATGGCCAGCGGCGGTCTGCAGTGGCGCCCGTCGGATCGCATCGAGGTGGGCTTCAACGCGATCTATGCCAAGGACAAGACCACCTATGACGTGAACCAGCAGGTCTTCCTCTTTGCGGACGACCCGACCAAAGGCTCGGTCATCACCGTCAATTCCTATGCCAATGGTGCGGCCTCCAATGTGACGGCGACCAATTTCACCATGGAAAACAACCGTCAGCACGAAGACCGCAACCTGACGACCCAGCTTTACACGCTCTCGTCCAAGTGGACGGGCGACAATGGCTGGAGCGGTCGCGCGATTGCCAATTATTCCAAGGGCACCTCGTATCAGCGCGAAGCGGCAGCCATTCTGGGCATCAATATCGCCAGCGCCACGCTGGATATTTCCAACCCCGAGGCGATCAAGTTCAACACCTCCTCGGCGCTGAATTCGGCCTCGACCTATGCGCCCGCCACGCTGACGCGCAACGAATATCCCAACGGCGCCACGCGCAACATGCGCACCACCGAATGGTCGGGTCAGGCTGATCTCTACAAGGAAGTCCACTTCGGCCCGTTCAGCAAGCTGGCCGCCGGCGTCAAGTTCCGCCACGAGACGTTCAACCGCTTTGTCTCGCGCCACGACCTGATCGCGCTGGGTGCGGCCCAGCCTGCTCCCTCGAGCAGCATCTTTCCGGCGATGGCCACCTCGAATTATCCGGTCAGCGGCTTCCTGAACAATGCCTCGGGCATTCCCAATGCGTGGGTTGCGCCGGATCTGGCCGCCTATGACAAGGCGCTGGCCGCCGCGGGCATCACGGTGCCGGAAATCTACGCGCCCGAAGCCTCGTATCACGTCGACCGCTATATGCCTTCGGTCTATGGCCAGGCGACGATTGACACCGAAATCGCCGGGATGCCGCTGCGCGGCAATATCGGCCTGCGCTATGAATACACCACGCAAAAGGTGCAGGGCAATGTGACCGGCCCGCGCAGCGATGGCTACAGCGAAGTTCAGGCCAAGATCGGCGATTACCGTCTGAACCAGAAGTACGGCAACCTGCTGCCCAGCCTGAATCTCGTTCTGGAACCGGCCAAGGCGGTTCAGGTGCGTTTTGCCGCCGCCAAGGTGCTGGTGCGTCCGATTATGGACAGCAACACCTCGATGGCGCAGACTTCGTCCTCCTCGGTCAGCGGTGGCCAGCGCACCTATTCGATCGATCTGGGTCAGGCGGGCCTGAAGGCGCTGACCGCCAATCAGGTCGATCTGGGCGTGGAATGGTATTATGAGCGCAGCAGCGCGATTGCCATCAACGGCTTCTACAAGTGGATCAAGAACGGCACCTACACCTCGCTGATCTGCCCCTCCTCGTTCAACGGCACGGCGCTGGCCAAGAACGCGGCGGGCGATTGCGCGGACAGCGCGGGCAATGCCTATGACATCACCCAGTCGCTCAACGACCCCAGCACGATCAAGATCAAGGGCTATGAAATCAGCCTGAATCACTCGTTCGACAAGATGCTGCCGGTCAAGGGCTTTGGCCTGATCGCCAACTATACCCGCGTGATCCCGCAAAAGCTGGCGGTGGGCACGGGCTATACGGTGCGCAACCTGTCGAAGGTGACGTGGAACGTGACGCCCTATTGGGAAAACCGTTACTTCTCCTTCCGCGCCTCGCTCAACTATCGCAGCGCCTATGACCAGAACAGTGCGGACAGCTTCTTTGCCCGCGAAGGCCACACCGTTCTGGCCCGCACCCAGGTTGACCTGAGCGCCGGATACACGCCCGATGCGCATCTCAGCTTTACCGCAGGCGTCATCAACCTGAACAACAGCCGCGAAAAGGCCAACTACACCGGCACCTCGGTGTGGCAGGAAAGCAGCTTCTA
- a CDS encoding SIS domain-containing protein: MYAEAAEAGAAVARFVAGNRAELARLAAHLAQCPPAFVITCARGSSDHAATYAKYLIETRLGLPTASAAFSTVSVYDAPVVHPAGGAALCLAISQSGRSPDMLATVERQQASGATVVALVNDETSPLAQMADFTLPLYAGAERSVAATKSYITSLAGIAALVAAWTGDAALARDVEALPALLDASFALDWTPLISGLLEASNLFILGRGYGLAIAQEAALKLKETSALHGEAFSAAEVRHGPMAVVREGFPVLAFAGGDATGDDVRTIAGEFAARGAHVWLADAQGQAPEGVTHLPALAARDELAPILMIASFYRMANALSQARGHDPDQPPYLAKVTRTR, encoded by the coding sequence ATGTATGCCGAGGCCGCCGAAGCAGGCGCCGCCGTCGCGCGCTTTGTGGCGGGCAATCGCGCCGAACTGGCCCGGCTGGCCGCGCATCTGGCGCAATGCCCGCCCGCCTTTGTCATCACCTGCGCGCGCGGATCGTCCGATCATGCGGCCACCTATGCCAAATATCTGATCGAAACTCGCCTTGGCCTGCCCACGGCCTCGGCGGCTTTCTCGACCGTTTCGGTCTATGACGCCCCGGTGGTCCACCCCGCAGGCGGCGCGGCCCTGTGCCTTGCCATCTCGCAATCGGGTCGCAGCCCGGACATGCTGGCCACGGTCGAGCGCCAGCAGGCATCGGGCGCCACCGTAGTCGCGCTGGTCAATGACGAAACCTCGCCGCTGGCCCAGATGGCCGATTTCACCCTGCCGCTCTATGCCGGAGCCGAACGTTCGGTGGCGGCCACGAAATCCTATATCACCTCGCTGGCGGGCATTGCCGCGCTGGTGGCGGCATGGACGGGGGATGCGGCGCTGGCCCGCGATGTCGAGGCTCTGCCCGCGCTGCTCGATGCGTCTTTCGCGCTCGACTGGACCCCGCTGATCAGCGGCCTGCTCGAAGCCTCCAACCTGTTTATTCTTGGTCGCGGCTATGGTCTGGCCATTGCTCAGGAGGCCGCGCTCAAGCTCAAGGAAACCTCGGCCCTGCATGGCGAGGCTTTCTCCGCCGCCGAGGTGCGCCATGGCCCGATGGCGGTGGTGCGCGAAGGGTTCCCGGTGCTGGCCTTTGCGGGCGGCGATGCCACGGGCGATGATGTGCGCACAATCGCGGGCGAATTTGCCGCGCGCGGCGCACATGTCTGGCTGGCCGACGCGCAGGGGCAGGCGCCCGAGGGTGTGACCCATCTGCCCGCCCTGGCCGCGCGCGATGAATTGGCGCCGATCTTGATGATTGCCAGCTTCTATCGCATGGCTAACGCTTTGTCGCAGGCGCGGGGCCATGACCCCGATCAGCCCCCCTATCTGGCCAAGGTGACGCGCACGCGATGA
- the nagA gene encoding N-acetylglucosamine-6-phosphate deacetylase, with translation MNTVDVLNGRALVAGQWLSSVRLTLDGGRIVSVGDAGHADQVIDLQGGYLLPGFVDTQVNGGGGVLFNDCPTADGVAAIAAAHARFGTTALLPTLISDSVEAVAAALDAVDDAIAQGVPGIVGVHIEGPFINPARKGIHSEARLRRLDDAAMALLSRPRRGVVMLTIAPELAAPEQIVALARAGVIISAGHTDATYEEAIAGFDHGVRGVTHLYNAMTPLQHRAPGMVGAAFDRDDVYCGLIVDGVHVATPAVRLACRVKGPDRLMLVTDAMPGVGNGGQPFMLDGRPIYVRDGMCTDAAGTLAGSGLDMATALRNTITMTGLPMEQVSQMASATPAAFLGLEGRIGRIAPGMAADFVVLGADLRVAQTWIGGACRFVG, from the coding sequence ATGAACACGGTTGATGTCCTTAATGGTCGCGCCCTCGTTGCGGGCCAGTGGTTGTCCTCGGTTCGCCTGACGCTGGATGGCGGGCGGATCGTGTCGGTGGGTGATGCCGGTCATGCCGATCAGGTGATCGATCTGCAGGGCGGCTACCTGCTGCCCGGTTTTGTCGATACGCAGGTCAATGGCGGCGGCGGCGTGCTGTTCAACGATTGCCCCACGGCCGACGGTGTGGCCGCGATTGCGGCGGCCCATGCCCGCTTTGGCACCACGGCGCTGCTGCCCACGCTGATCAGCGATTCGGTGGAGGCGGTGGCTGCCGCTCTCGATGCGGTGGACGATGCCATTGCCCAGGGCGTGCCCGGCATTGTCGGCGTTCATATCGAAGGCCCCTTCATCAACCCCGCGCGCAAGGGCATCCACAGCGAGGCCCGCCTGCGCCGCCTGGACGATGCCGCCATGGCGCTGCTGAGCCGCCCGCGCCGGGGCGTGGTGATGCTGACCATCGCGCCTGAACTGGCCGCGCCCGAACAGATCGTCGCGCTGGCCCGTGCGGGCGTGATCATCAGCGCGGGCCATACCGACGCCACCTATGAAGAGGCCATCGCCGGTTTCGACCATGGCGTGCGCGGCGTCACCCATCTTTATAACGCGATGACGCCCTTGCAGCATCGCGCGCCGGGCATGGTCGGCGCCGCCTTTGATCGCGACGATGTCTATTGCGGGCTGATCGTCGATGGCGTCCATGTGGCCACGCCTGCGGTGCGTCTGGCCTGCCGGGTCAAGGGGCCTGATCGGCTGATGCTGGTGACCGATGCCATGCCGGGCGTGGGCAATGGGGGGCAACCCTTCATGCTCGATGGCCGCCCGATCTATGTGCGCGACGGCATGTGCACCGATGCTGCCGGGACACTGGCGGGTTCGGGGCTGGACATGGCCACGGCGCTGCGCAACACGATCACCATGACCGGCCTGCCGATGGAGCAGGTCTCGCAAATGGCTTCGGCCACGCCTGCCGCCTTTTTGGGCCTTGAGGGCCGGATCGGGCGGATCGCGCCGGGCATGGCGGCGGATTTTGTCGTGCTGGGCGCGGATCTACGCGTGGCGCAAACGTGGATCGGCGGCGCCTGCCGCTTTGTGGGATAA
- the ptsP gene encoding phosphoenolpyruvate--protein phosphotransferase: MVVDLRAPMDGWISPLAEVPDDAFAGGLLGPGLAIDPLADTVCAPAPGEVLAVHAAGHAVTLRLAPGLDVLLHFGLETVRLGGEGFAPLVRVGQQVAAGDALLRVDLGAVVGRAKSLVMPIILIEAEGWQWQPVIAQGLVAKGDVLGQITGAAAADTGAEAGGEALSLTLRVPLAHGLHARPSARLAACARAFDAKVLVEKGAASAAITSPSAMLRLGVGHGDTIRLLARGAQAREALDALGEVIAGGMGEYLAIAEAVAEQAVTHPVSPSVSRAPQPGDRLSGVTAATGIAVGHVWRPRRAEPELAAISQGEAAETALLDGALAGLRATLTAQSEAGTPQQKAILGAHLALLDDEELVGDAKAAIAAGASAAMGWRKVLWAQAEALRQLSDPRFAERAGDLLDLELRLQWQLCGGEPEAPLPPHGAILVAEDLMPSEVAALDLSRVVGLATARGGPTSHVAIIAASRGLPALVALGEGLLLVEEGTPLVLDADGGALEIAPEAHRLVSVRAMIEARAARRAAAMERAHEQGRTSDGTRIEVFANLGKLSEAAPAVANGAEGCGLLRTEFLFLDRQSAPDEDEQTAQYAAIADALEGRPLVIRLLDIGGDKPAPYLPIAAEENPAMGLRGLRVGLARPDVLVTQLRAILRAAVGRPVKIMAPMVARVAELRELQGVAAAQAALLGVDLPEIGVMVETPAAAVMADALAAECAFLSIGTNDLTQYALAMDRGNPAVAAGLDGLDPSVLRLIAQTCAGGARHGKWVGVCGGLASDPLAVPILIGLGVGELSVAPAMVSEIKALVRSVDVADCRSLAARVLEADGAPQVRALAAEFIGGLA, translated from the coding sequence ATGGTTGTGGATCTGCGCGCGCCGATGGACGGCTGGATCAGCCCGCTGGCCGAGGTGCCCGATGATGCCTTTGCGGGCGGCCTGCTGGGGCCGGGGCTGGCGATCGATCCGCTGGCCGATACGGTCTGCGCGCCCGCGCCCGGCGAGGTACTGGCCGTGCATGCCGCGGGCCATGCGGTCACGCTGCGCCTCGCGCCGGGGCTGGATGTGCTGCTGCATTTCGGGCTGGAAACGGTGCGGCTGGGGGGCGAAGGTTTCGCGCCTCTGGTGCGCGTGGGCCAGCAGGTGGCGGCGGGCGATGCTCTGCTGCGCGTCGATCTGGGCGCGGTGGTGGGGCGGGCCAAGAGCCTTGTCATGCCGATTATCCTGATCGAGGCCGAGGGCTGGCAATGGCAACCGGTGATCGCCCAAGGGCTGGTGGCCAAGGGCGATGTGCTGGGCCAGATCACGGGTGCGGCTGCGGCCGATACGGGCGCGGAGGCTGGCGGCGAGGCATTGTCGCTGACGCTGCGCGTGCCGTTGGCCCACGGCCTTCATGCCCGGCCCAGCGCACGGCTGGCCGCCTGCGCGCGCGCCTTTGATGCCAAAGTGCTGGTCGAAAAGGGCGCAGCATCGGCCGCCATCACCAGCCCGAGCGCCATGCTGCGGCTGGGCGTGGGCCATGGCGATACGATCCGTCTGTTGGCGCGCGGCGCGCAGGCGCGCGAGGCGCTCGATGCCCTGGGCGAGGTGATCGCGGGCGGGATGGGCGAATATCTGGCCATTGCCGAGGCGGTGGCCGAGCAGGCCGTCACGCACCCCGTTTCGCCCTCCGTATCGCGCGCGCCCCAGCCGGGCGACCGTTTGAGCGGGGTTACGGCCGCGACCGGGATTGCGGTGGGCCATGTGTGGCGCCCCCGCCGCGCGGAACCCGAACTGGCCGCCATCAGCCAGGGCGAGGCCGCGGAGACGGCCTTGCTGGACGGCGCGCTGGCTGGCCTGCGCGCGACCCTGACCGCCCAGAGCGAGGCGGGAACGCCCCAGCAGAAGGCCATCCTAGGCGCGCATCTGGCGCTGCTCGATGATGAGGAACTGGTGGGCGATGCGAAAGCCGCCATTGCCGCCGGGGCCAGCGCCGCGATGGGCTGGCGCAAGGTGCTGTGGGCGCAGGCCGAGGCTTTGCGCCAATTGTCCGATCCGCGCTTTGCCGAAAGGGCGGGCGATCTGCTCGACCTTGAACTGCGCCTGCAATGGCAATTGTGCGGCGGAGAGCCTGAAGCGCCCTTGCCCCCGCATGGCGCGATCCTGGTGGCCGAGGATCTGATGCCCAGCGAGGTGGCCGCGCTTGATCTGTCGCGTGTGGTCGGTCTGGCCACGGCGCGCGGCGGGCCGACCTCGCATGTCGCCATCATCGCGGCAAGCCGTGGCCTGCCCGCGCTGGTGGCGCTGGGCGAGGGGCTGTTGCTGGTGGAGGAAGGCACGCCTTTGGTGCTGGACGCCGATGGCGGCGCGCTGGAAATCGCGCCGGAAGCGCATCGGCTGGTCAGCGTGCGCGCGATGATCGAGGCCCGCGCCGCGCGCCGCGCCGCCGCCATGGAGCGCGCCCATGAGCAGGGCCGCACAAGTGACGGCACCCGCATCGAGGTCTTCGCCAATCTGGGCAAACTGTCCGAGGCCGCGCCTGCGGTGGCGAACGGGGCCGAGGGCTGCGGTTTGCTGCGCACCGAATTCCTGTTTCTTGACCGCCAAAGCGCGCCCGATGAGGACGAGCAGACCGCGCAATATGCCGCCATCGCCGATGCGCTGGAGGGGCGGCCGCTGGTCATCCGTTTGCTCGACATTGGCGGCGACAAGCCCGCGCCCTATCTGCCGATTGCGGCGGAGGAGAACCCGGCGATGGGCCTTCGCGGATTGCGGGTGGGTCTGGCGCGGCCTGATGTGCTGGTCACGCAATTGCGCGCCATTCTGCGCGCTGCTGTCGGGCGGCCGGTCAAGATCATGGCCCCGATGGTAGCCCGCGTTGCCGAATTGCGCGAATTGCAGGGCGTGGCGGCGGCGCAGGCGGCTTTGCTGGGCGTCGATCTGCCCGAAATCGGCGTGATGGTCGAAACGCCCGCCGCCGCCGTGATGGCCGATGCGCTGGCGGCAGAGTGCGCTTTTCTGTCGATCGGGACGAATGACCTGACGCAATATGCGCTGGCGATGGATCGCGGCAATCCGGCGGTGGCGGCGGGGCTGGATGGGCTGGACCCCTCGGTCCTGCGCCTGATCGCCCAGACCTGCGCCGGGGGCGCGCGCCATGGCAAATGGGTGGGCGTGTGCGGGGGCCTGGCCTCAGATCCGCTGGCCGTGCCGATCCTGATCGGGCTGGGCGTGGGCGAATTGTCCGTCGCGCCCGCAATGGTGTCGGAAATCAAGGCGTTGGTGCGCAGCGTCGATGTGGCCGATTGCCGCAGCTTGGCCGCGCGTGTGCTGGAGGCCGATGGCGCGCCGCAGGTGCGCGCGCTGGCGGCGGAATTTATCGGAGGGCTGGCGTGA
- the nagE gene encoding N-acetylglucosamine-specific PTS transporter subunit IIBC, whose translation MTSAFHGAAQGLQRLGRALMLPIAVLPVAALLLRLGQPDLLNLPFVSAAGDAMFANLGLLFAIGVATGFARDGNGAAPLAGVVCFLVASEGAKALLKVPADVVAGVAEAARGAVQGAWRQGQIGRVAVPLGIISGMIGGLGYNRFSGFRPPDFLAFFGGKRFVPIIAGACGVLLAALVGFSHDAINAGVDGASRAALNSGAFGLFAYGLLNRLLLVTGLHHILNNIAWFVLGDYHGVTGDLRRFFAGDPGAGAFMSGFFPVMMFGLPAACLAMYRSARPEKRRETGGMLASLAATSFLTGVTEPIEFSFMFLAPALFALHAVLTGAAMALMSLLNVHLGFGFSAGLFDYVLNFSKATRPLVLIPVGLAYFAIYYAVFRFAIVRLDLKTPGREEDSAEAATVSTEQGRGAAFVAALGGADNLVEVGACTTRLRLVMARQEAVDEAALKALGARGLIRPSAQGLQVVLGPQADSVAGEMQAAMRAAPVARVAAPVARAAQPVAEGLAELSPQSLPAPVRAALGPVASIHVGPSRLVVETQGAPDLAALAPHGLRGSVQLGGQWHLLFAPETISAWYR comes from the coding sequence ATGACATCTGCGTTCCACGGTGCCGCGCAGGGGCTGCAACGCCTTGGCCGCGCGCTGATGCTGCCGATTGCGGTGCTGCCGGTGGCGGCTTTGCTGCTGCGTTTGGGCCAGCCTGATCTGTTGAACCTGCCCTTTGTCAGCGCGGCGGGCGATGCGATGTTCGCCAATCTGGGCCTGCTTTTCGCCATTGGCGTGGCGACCGGCTTTGCCCGCGACGGCAATGGGGCCGCGCCTTTGGCGGGGGTCGTGTGTTTTCTGGTGGCCAGCGAGGGCGCCAAGGCGCTGCTCAAAGTGCCTGCCGATGTGGTCGCGGGCGTGGCCGAGGCGGCGCGCGGCGCGGTGCAGGGCGCATGGCGTCAAGGCCAGATCGGGCGCGTGGCGGTGCCTCTGGGCATTATCTCGGGCATGATCGGGGGCCTTGGCTATAATCGCTTCTCCGGTTTCCGCCCGCCTGATTTCCTTGCCTTCTTTGGCGGCAAGCGCTTTGTGCCGATCATCGCGGGGGCCTGCGGCGTCCTGCTCGCCGCGCTGGTGGGGTTCAGCCATGATGCGATCAATGCGGGCGTCGATGGCGCCTCGCGCGCGGCGTTGAACAGCGGGGCCTTTGGGCTGTTTGCCTATGGCCTGCTCAACCGCCTGTTGCTGGTGACGGGGTTGCACCATATTCTCAACAATATCGCATGGTTCGTGCTGGGCGATTATCATGGCGTGACGGGCGATCTGCGGCGCTTTTTCGCGGGCGATCCGGGGGCAGGCGCTTTCATGAGCGGCTTCTTCCCGGTGATGATGTTCGGCCTGCCCGCCGCCTGCCTTGCCATGTATCGCAGCGCGCGGCCCGAAAAGCGGCGCGAGACGGGCGGGATGCTGGCCAGCCTTGCGGCGACTTCGTTCCTGACCGGCGTGACCGAGCCGATCGAGTTCAGCTTCATGTTCCTCGCGCCGGCGCTCTTTGCGCTGCATGCGGTGCTGACCGGGGCGGCGATGGCGCTGATGTCCTTGCTTAATGTCCATCTGGGCTTTGGTTTTTCGGCGGGCCTGTTCGACTATGTGCTGAACTTTTCCAAAGCCACGCGCCCGCTGGTGCTGATCCCGGTCGGGCTGGCCTATTTCGCGATTTATTATGCGGTGTTCCGTTTTGCGATTGTCCGGCTCGACCTGAAAACGCCGGGGCGCGAAGAGGACAGCGCCGAGGCAGCGACGGTTTCCACCGAGCAGGGCCGGGGCGCGGCTTTTGTCGCGGCGCTGGGCGGGGCGGACAATCTGGTCGAGGTGGGCGCATGCACCACGCGGCTGCGCTTGGTCATGGCGCGGCAGGAAGCGGTGGATGAGGCCGCGCTCAAGGCGCTGGGCGCACGCGGGCTGATCCGCCCTTCGGCACAGGGGCTTCAGGTCGTGCTTGGCCCGCAGGCCGACAGTGTGGCGGGCGAGATGCAGGCGGCGATGCGCGCCGCGCCGGTGGCGCGCGTGGCGGCTCCGGTGGCGCGCGCGGCGCAACCCGTGGCCGAAGGGCTGGCGGAATTGTCGCCGCAATCGCTGCCCGCGCCGGTGCGCGCCGCCTTGGGGCCGGTCGCATCCATCCATGTCGGGCCCAGCCGTCTGGTTGTTGAAACCCAGGGCGCGCCTGATCTGGCGGCGCTGGCGCCCCATGGCCTGCGCGGGAGCGTTCAACTGGGCGGCCAATGGCATTTGCTCTTTGCGCCCGAAACCATTTCCGCCTGGTACAGATAA
- a CDS encoding GntR family transcriptional regulator yields MAFIDQVGVLDEDESGPRYLRLQKLLRNAIDSRRLPVGSALPSERELGEVYALSRVTIRKAIDKLVDEGLLERRKGAGTFVGGAAPAQPGRVEKSISKLSSFSEDMLSRGRKPTSRWLDRSEGAVTPDEALSLGLSPGSPVYRFQRIRYADGETMALEHVAVPAWGLPSAEAVEESLYDALDLRGLRPVRVLQRVRAIGFTAEHAALLGVAEGDPCLFIDRRAFLPDGRVIEVAQCYYRGDAYDLVAELGQS; encoded by the coding sequence ATGGCCTTTATCGATCAGGTCGGTGTTCTGGATGAAGACGAGTCCGGGCCGCGCTATCTGCGGCTGCAAAAGCTGCTGCGCAATGCCATTGACAGCCGCCGCCTGCCGGTGGGCAGCGCCTTGCCCAGCGAGCGGGAATTGGGCGAGGTCTATGCCCTTTCGCGCGTGACGATCCGCAAGGCGATCGACAAGCTGGTGGATGAAGGCCTGCTGGAGCGGCGCAAGGGCGCGGGAACCTTTGTCGGCGGCGCGGCGCCCGCCCAACCGGGCCGCGTGGAAAAGAGCATCTCCAAGCTCTCCTCCTTTTCCGAGGACATGCTCTCGCGCGGGCGCAAGCCGACGAGCCGATGGCTGGATCGCAGCGAAGGCGCCGTGACGCCCGATGAGGCGCTCTCACTGGGCCTCTCGCCCGGATCGCCGGTCTATCGGTTTCAGCGCATCCGCTATGCCGATGGCGAGACGATGGCGCTCGAACATGTGGCGGTTCCGGCTTGGGGCCTGCCCTCGGCCGAGGCGGTGGAGGAATCGCTCTATGATGCGCTCGACCTGCGCGGATTGCGCCCGGTGCGGGTGTTGCAGCGGGTGCGCGCCATCGGCTTTACCGCCGAACATGCGGCCTTGCTGGGCGTCGCGGAGGGCGATCCTTGCCTGTTTATCGACCGGCGCGCTTTTCTGCCTGATGGGCGGGTGATCGAGGTGGCGCAATGCTATTATCGCGGCGACGCCTATGATCTGGTCGCGGAATTGGGCCAAAGCTGA